One genomic segment of Sanyastnella coralliicola includes these proteins:
- a CDS encoding DUF3667 domain-containing protein → MKSEKRCLNCDSPLDEKFKFCPECGQETEDTASSIGGFIKHFLNDYFTFDSKIIRSFTPLLFKPGFLTEEFFEGRRVRYIPPLRMYIFVSVVFFLVLSLLGGSHEAMPDEDRFWNDFFGSFLPKVFFVLLPMFALILFGLYARRKISYVKHFVFSLHFHAFLFILILVYLLISEVFEKLELIIVNQILSPLIGLSFLGYLFIAMKRTYDQTWGKTLLKFFLLCLAYGGILFIVISFSLLIFQSQGN, encoded by the coding sequence GTGAAAAGTGAAAAGAGATGTCTGAATTGTGACAGTCCGTTGGACGAGAAGTTCAAATTCTGTCCGGAGTGTGGGCAGGAGACGGAAGATACCGCTTCATCGATTGGCGGTTTTATCAAACATTTCTTGAATGATTATTTCACCTTCGACAGTAAAATTATTCGAAGCTTCACCCCTCTCCTCTTCAAACCAGGCTTTTTGACCGAAGAATTCTTTGAAGGACGACGAGTTCGCTACATCCCTCCATTGCGGATGTACATCTTTGTTTCGGTTGTCTTTTTCTTGGTGTTGTCGCTGTTGGGGGGAAGCCATGAGGCGATGCCAGATGAGGATCGTTTCTGGAATGATTTCTTCGGTTCGTTTTTGCCGAAAGTGTTCTTCGTTCTATTGCCGATGTTCGCTTTGATATTGTTTGGGCTCTACGCCCGAAGGAAGATCTCTTACGTGAAGCATTTTGTGTTTTCGCTGCACTTCCACGCCTTTTTGTTCATTCTAATTCTGGTTTATCTGTTGATTTCTGAAGTCTTCGAAAAACTAGAATTGATCATTGTCAATCAGATCTTATCGCCGCTTATCGGATTAAGCTTCTTAGGCTACCTCTTCATCGCGATGAAGCGTACCTATGATCAGACTTGGGGTAAGACCTTGTTGAAGTTCTTTCTACTATGTCTCGCCTACGGCGGAATCTTATTTATCGTCATTAGTTTCAGCTTATTGATCTTCCAGAGCCAAGGGAATTAG
- a CDS encoding NAD(P)-dependent oxidoreductase, producing the protein MEKIKIGIIREGKVPPDKRVPLSPKQCKQVVDTYPNVDLVVQPSPIRKYQDHEYEAQGITLQEDLSDRDILIGVKEVPIDMLIPSKTYLFFSHTFKLQPYNAKLLRAILDKKIRLIDYEVIKNAGGKRLIGFGRYAGVVGCYNGFRTFGLKHNLYNLKPAHECEDRAEMEGELAKVNLPANTKIVLTGFGRVGHGAREIMKLVPVTEVSKEDFLTKEFDGAVFTHLDTESYNARISDGGFDKSEFYGDPSGYKSTFPTYAAVADMYIACHYYAEGAPFLYTRDDMKNANWNVSVVADISCDIDGPVASTIKPSTIADPIYGYDPTTESEVDFQQEGAIAVMAVDNLPCELPKDASEDFGDELLKHVLPLLINGDQDDILLRATETTLDGELAEDYAYLEEYSKS; encoded by the coding sequence ATGGAGAAGATCAAGATCGGAATCATCCGTGAGGGGAAGGTGCCGCCAGACAAACGTGTGCCCCTTTCGCCGAAACAGTGTAAACAGGTCGTAGATACCTACCCAAATGTTGATCTCGTCGTTCAGCCGAGTCCTATCCGTAAGTACCAAGACCACGAATACGAAGCCCAAGGCATCACCCTCCAAGAAGATCTTTCTGATCGCGACATCCTGATCGGAGTCAAAGAAGTTCCGATCGACATGCTTATCCCAAGCAAGACCTACCTTTTCTTCTCCCACACCTTCAAGCTCCAACCATACAACGCCAAGTTACTTCGCGCTATCCTCGATAAGAAGATCCGCTTGATCGACTATGAGGTGATCAAAAACGCCGGTGGCAAACGCCTCATCGGTTTTGGTCGTTACGCCGGAGTGGTAGGATGCTACAACGGCTTTAGAACCTTCGGACTCAAGCACAACCTCTACAATCTCAAACCAGCGCACGAATGCGAAGACCGTGCAGAGATGGAAGGGGAATTGGCCAAGGTGAATCTCCCAGCCAACACTAAGATCGTCCTCACCGGTTTCGGTCGTGTTGGACATGGAGCACGTGAGATCATGAAGTTGGTTCCAGTCACAGAAGTTTCAAAAGAAGACTTCCTCACCAAAGAATTTGATGGCGCTGTATTCACGCACCTTGACACTGAATCATACAACGCCCGCATCTCAGATGGAGGCTTCGACAAATCAGAGTTTTACGGTGATCCTTCAGGATACAAAAGCACCTTCCCAACCTACGCCGCTGTAGCCGACATGTACATCGCATGTCACTACTACGCCGAAGGCGCTCCATTCCTCTACACCCGCGATGACATGAAAAACGCTAACTGGAACGTCAGCGTAGTCGCCGACATCAGCTGCGACATCGACGGCCCGGTTGCGAGCACCATCAAGCCATCCACCATCGCTGATCCGATCTACGGCTACGACCCAACCACAGAGTCAGAAGTAGACTTCCAACAAGAAGGAGCCATCGCCGTCATGGCGGTAGACAACCTCCCTTGCGAACTCCCAAAAGACGCCAGCGAAGACTTCGGAGACGAGCTCCTCAAGCACGTCCTTCCACTGTTGATCAACGGTGATCAAGATGATATCCTCCTAAGGGCAACAGAAACTACGCTTGACGGGGAACTTGCAGAGGACTATGCTTACTTGGAGGAGTACTCGAAATCTTAG
- a CDS encoding head GIN domain-containing protein: protein MKHSILFLTLLIALTGCMNCLEGTGDTVDEDRVVAAFDVIDNRCSADIKIRQIGEGEQAKVFVRCQENLLPYLLTRVESGRLVIDVEGCISTDRELEVYITTPTLSKVVSDGSGSIESQGAIRSKKLKVVQDGSGNIMLSFNGDLLEIDNDGSGAIRVLGMARELEISNDGSGSIDAYELPANEVEVSNDGSGNVAVHAVDVLSIELSGSGSVQYQGDPQEVETSNSGSGSIEKD from the coding sequence ATGAAACACTCTATTCTATTCCTAACGTTACTGATCGCCCTAACGGGATGTATGAACTGTCTTGAAGGAACCGGTGATACGGTTGATGAAGATCGTGTGGTCGCCGCATTTGATGTGATTGATAACCGCTGTTCAGCAGACATTAAGATTCGTCAAATAGGAGAAGGTGAGCAAGCCAAGGTGTTTGTTCGCTGTCAAGAAAACCTATTGCCGTACCTGCTTACTCGAGTAGAGAGCGGACGTTTGGTTATTGATGTGGAAGGGTGTATTTCCACTGATCGTGAGTTGGAAGTGTACATTACCACGCCAACATTATCGAAAGTCGTTTCGGATGGTAGCGGTTCAATTGAGTCGCAAGGTGCCATTCGTTCGAAGAAATTGAAGGTGGTGCAAGACGGTTCAGGAAACATCATGTTAAGCTTCAATGGAGATCTTTTAGAAATTGACAATGATGGCTCTGGTGCGATTCGCGTTCTAGGAATGGCACGTGAATTGGAGATTTCAAATGACGGAAGCGGTTCCATTGATGCTTATGAATTGCCTGCGAATGAGGTAGAAGTGAGCAATGATGGCAGCGGAAATGTAGCTGTTCATGCAGTTGATGTGCTTTCGATAGAACTTTCGGGCAGTGGTAGCGTTCAATACCAAGGAGATCCGCAAGAGGTGGAAACTTCAAATAGTGGATCTGGCTCGATCGAGAAAGATTAA
- the lhgO gene encoding L-2-hydroxyglutarate oxidase, with protein sequence MERVFDIIVVGGGIVGAATLYKLQERNPNLSILLLEKENALANHQTGNNSGVIHSGIYYNPGSNKAINCVKGRRELVKFAQEYNVRHDVCGKIIAATDEKELPHLEKIMRHGKENDIEDMVRVTAEEVKEIEPFCESIGGIHVGCTGIIDFRGATEKMAEVAKAKQAKTEVKLGEEATSFERVGDETIVKTNKDTYRAKYLVFCGGLQADRLAKKDGVKLKEKIVGFRGDYYELTEQAKHKVRHLIYPVPNPDFPFLGVHFTRMVNGDIECGPNAVFTFKREGYGKTDFDLNDTVDALTYGGTWRLFMNNVRFGIDEYRRAFSKKLFLQTLQRLIPSLTMDDIEPGRAGVRALLLRQDGDTRDDFRIEYTDHSIHVLNAPSPAATASLAIGEQVAEMVEARFLQG encoded by the coding sequence TTGGAAAGAGTCTTTGACATTATCGTTGTCGGTGGAGGTATTGTTGGCGCGGCCACTCTCTACAAACTTCAAGAACGCAATCCGAACCTGAGCATCCTCCTCCTCGAAAAGGAGAACGCCTTGGCGAATCATCAAACTGGTAACAACAGTGGGGTGATCCACTCAGGTATTTACTACAACCCTGGATCGAACAAAGCGATCAACTGTGTCAAGGGGCGTCGTGAACTGGTTAAGTTCGCTCAAGAGTACAACGTACGTCACGACGTGTGTGGAAAGATCATTGCCGCAACCGACGAAAAAGAACTTCCGCACCTTGAGAAAATCATGCGCCACGGGAAAGAGAACGACATCGAAGACATGGTGCGCGTGACGGCAGAAGAGGTGAAGGAAATTGAACCGTTCTGCGAATCGATCGGAGGTATCCACGTGGGATGCACGGGGATCATTGATTTCCGCGGAGCGACTGAAAAGATGGCGGAGGTAGCGAAAGCAAAGCAAGCCAAGACCGAAGTGAAACTCGGCGAAGAAGCTACCTCATTCGAACGCGTAGGTGATGAGACGATTGTCAAGACTAACAAAGACACTTACCGCGCAAAGTACCTCGTTTTCTGTGGCGGACTTCAAGCAGACCGTCTCGCAAAGAAAGATGGCGTCAAGCTAAAAGAGAAAATCGTTGGCTTCCGAGGAGATTACTACGAGTTGACAGAACAGGCGAAGCACAAAGTGCGTCACTTGATCTACCCGGTTCCCAACCCTGATTTCCCATTCCTTGGGGTACACTTCACTCGCATGGTCAATGGCGATATCGAATGTGGACCAAACGCTGTCTTCACCTTCAAACGCGAAGGCTACGGCAAAACAGATTTCGACTTAAATGATACTGTAGACGCTCTCACATACGGAGGAACATGGCGCCTATTCATGAATAACGTCCGCTTCGGTATCGACGAGTACCGTCGTGCTTTCTCGAAGAAACTCTTTCTTCAAACCCTGCAACGTCTCATCCCATCCCTCACCATGGATGACATCGAACCCGGTCGAGCAGGTGTCCGCGCACTCCTCCTCCGCCAAGATGGAGACACCCGCGACGATTTCCGTATCGAGTACACAGACCACAGCATTCACGTCTTGAACGCACCATCACCAGCAGCCACAGCATCGTTGGCGATTGGGGAGCAGGTAGCGGAGATGGTGGAAGCACGTTTCCTTCAAGGGTAG
- a CDS encoding MFS transporter translates to MSERKNAGIQKAWAFYDWANSTYALVISTAIFPIFYNAKTTADDGSTMVEFFGASFVNTELYSYVIAASLIMVIILSPMLSGIADVTGRKKLFLQLFCYIGSLGCAGLYFFDTAHLEWSMLGAFLASLGYWNSIVFYNAYLPEIAAPEDQDKLSAKGFVWGYVGSVLLLVINLVMIMVISDDLTPWAFIMVAVWWAGFAQITFRKLPRSSRQNAPRQAIWTKGFKELRSVWNQMQGMTRLKRYLLAFFVFSMAVQTIMLMAQFFGMKEVFVISDPSGVGHGVFPPLVQSSVGLETAQLIIAIILVQLIAIPGAWLFARGSASLGNINMLIIALMSWIAVCIFAFVVVDTPNEFFFAAGWIGFMMGGTQALSRSTYSKLLPETEDHTSFFSFYDVVEKIGIVIGMFSFGYIEGITGSMRNSVLSLIVFFTIGLLLLLWIPRQGGFTPQSSTST, encoded by the coding sequence ATGAGTGAGCGAAAAAACGCCGGAATTCAAAAAGCCTGGGCTTTCTATGACTGGGCGAATAGCACCTACGCTTTGGTCATCTCAACGGCCATTTTCCCGATCTTCTACAATGCGAAGACAACCGCTGATGATGGAAGCACCATGGTGGAATTCTTCGGCGCTAGCTTCGTAAACACCGAACTCTATTCATACGTGATTGCCGCATCACTGATCATGGTAATCATCTTAAGTCCAATGCTGAGTGGTATCGCAGACGTGACGGGAAGGAAAAAACTCTTCCTTCAACTTTTCTGCTACATCGGATCATTGGGCTGTGCTGGACTCTACTTCTTCGATACCGCGCATCTCGAGTGGAGCATGCTGGGCGCCTTTTTAGCAAGCCTAGGGTATTGGAATAGCATTGTCTTCTACAACGCCTATCTCCCTGAGATTGCCGCGCCTGAAGATCAAGATAAACTCAGCGCCAAAGGCTTTGTCTGGGGGTATGTAGGTAGTGTTCTCCTTCTGGTTATTAACCTCGTGATGATCATGGTCATCAGCGATGACCTTACCCCTTGGGCCTTCATTATGGTGGCCGTTTGGTGGGCTGGTTTCGCACAAATCACCTTCCGTAAACTTCCGCGCAGCAGCAGACAGAACGCTCCGCGACAAGCCATCTGGACCAAAGGATTCAAAGAGCTACGTTCCGTATGGAATCAAATGCAAGGCATGACGCGCTTAAAGCGTTACCTCCTCGCCTTCTTCGTCTTTAGTATGGCGGTGCAAACCATCATGCTCATGGCGCAGTTCTTCGGCATGAAAGAGGTCTTTGTGATCTCTGACCCATCAGGTGTCGGACATGGAGTATTCCCTCCACTCGTGCAGTCTTCAGTTGGATTGGAAACGGCGCAGTTGATCATTGCGATTATCCTCGTACAGTTGATTGCTATTCCAGGTGCATGGCTTTTCGCCCGTGGTTCTGCTTCCCTTGGAAACATCAACATGTTGATCATCGCATTGATGAGTTGGATTGCCGTATGTATCTTCGCCTTTGTGGTAGTAGATACGCCGAATGAGTTCTTCTTCGCGGCAGGATGGATTGGATTTATGATGGGAGGAACGCAGGCACTCAGTCGAAGTACCTACTCAAAGTTGCTGCCGGAAACGGAAGACCATACTTCCTTCTTCAGCTTCTATGACGTAGTAGAGAAAATTGGGATTGTGATCGGTATGTTCTCCTTTGGGTACATTGAAGGAATCACGGGTTCTATGAGAAACTCAGTACTCTCGTTGATCGTGTTCTTTACGATCGGTCTACTCCTTCTCTTGTGGATTCCTCGTCAAGGTGGATTCACACCTCAATCTTCGACGAGCACGTAA
- a CDS encoding OmpA family protein: MHKLITFFLLLAIAEGISAQNLVRNGGFEEKKYCPTSYNTTSLKTLEGWKQPSEATPDHFDLCNTNKAGVPKNIAGSQPAFEGDAYAGLVTYTSTKRNYREYIQTKLTRKLGAGEMVCVEFWVSTGDLALYVTDGIGAYFTQSAVRGQGQKLIEADGQMVNPRLHIVDYTDQWVKLSDTFTAKGGEQYLTIGNFKSDKQINKLKRTALEGADESSNWAYIYVDEVNVYSVKTREECSCVNDKIRGEVHDPPLQLEEMTEISLETVYFAFDDSTLTEEAKVKLEETSAMLRRNKYMIVRVNGHTDVIGREGHNVKLSEHRARAVMNYLKYLGIDPVRLQLEWYGSDDPAADNDTAEGRAQNRRVDFAVLRRNYVLVED; this comes from the coding sequence ATGCACAAGTTGATCACTTTCTTTCTGTTGCTGGCTATCGCCGAAGGCATCTCTGCTCAAAACTTGGTCCGTAATGGCGGATTCGAGGAGAAGAAGTATTGTCCGACGAGCTACAACACCACGAGCCTCAAAACCCTCGAAGGCTGGAAACAACCTTCAGAGGCTACACCTGATCACTTTGATTTGTGCAACACCAACAAGGCTGGAGTTCCAAAGAATATTGCAGGTTCTCAGCCAGCATTCGAAGGGGACGCCTACGCCGGTCTTGTTACTTACACTTCCACAAAAAGAAATTACCGCGAGTACATTCAAACCAAACTCACCCGCAAACTAGGCGCCGGTGAAATGGTGTGTGTGGAATTTTGGGTAAGCACGGGAGACCTCGCGTTGTATGTCACCGACGGCATCGGAGCCTACTTCACCCAAAGTGCCGTTCGCGGACAAGGACAAAAGCTTATCGAAGCTGACGGACAAATGGTCAACCCACGTTTGCACATTGTGGATTACACAGATCAATGGGTGAAACTCTCAGATACATTCACCGCGAAAGGAGGGGAGCAGTACTTGACCATTGGAAACTTTAAGAGTGATAAGCAAATCAACAAGCTCAAGCGCACAGCTCTAGAAGGCGCAGATGAATCAAGTAATTGGGCCTATATCTACGTTGATGAGGTGAATGTTTATTCCGTGAAGACCCGAGAGGAATGCAGCTGCGTCAACGATAAGATCCGTGGTGAAGTGCATGATCCACCTCTCCAATTGGAGGAAATGACGGAGATCAGCCTAGAAACCGTCTACTTCGCCTTTGATGATTCAACCCTTACAGAGGAAGCCAAAGTGAAGCTGGAAGAGACGTCAGCCATGCTGCGTCGCAACAAGTACATGATTGTTCGTGTGAACGGACATACCGACGTCATCGGTCGTGAAGGACATAACGTGAAGCTCAGTGAGCACCGAGCGCGTGCGGTGATGAATTACCTGAAGTACTTAGGCATTGACCCGGTGCGTCTCCAGCTAGAATGGTACGGAAGTGATGATCCGGCGGCTGACAATGATACCGCGGAAGGAAGAGCTCAAAACCGACGAGTGGACTTCGCCGTCTTGCGAAGAAATTACGTGCTCGTCGAAGATTGA
- a CDS encoding OmpA family protein — translation MKRMLLLFAMIAASVAMIAQDEEEDINLVPNGDFESANTKPLKSYGMLDDLCDNWYSATKAPADLFAAGIRSEKVSIPENSFGNQEAASGDLYAGFRAYTKDKKKTRSYIAVELKDDLEKNQMYCVEFKVSLADLSKYGANYIGAAFVDRKTIQPNTGAMVRDLNDIHIKHRSNKPITVQDGWETICGVFVGTGQEEYMMIGCFGSDQDLELPKMKRPRDVTGVQTYDAYYYIDDVKVYPIEAKSQCSCDPAADRAPDLIYGSSTVIDENMSDSEIVSVSAVYYASMKKSLTSAGMKTLDEMVRILNDNPDWKLEVIGHCDNDEFDEAKINVRYRDLGKQRAEQAVRYLVSKGISESRLITLTKENTDPANTRPTDLSKAQNRRVVFVIRK, via the coding sequence ATGAAGCGAATGCTACTCTTGTTCGCGATGATTGCTGCTTCTGTAGCTATGATCGCTCAAGATGAAGAGGAAGACATCAACCTAGTTCCGAACGGAGATTTTGAGTCGGCAAACACAAAACCACTGAAGTCTTACGGTATGCTAGACGACTTGTGCGACAACTGGTACAGTGCAACGAAGGCACCTGCAGATCTTTTTGCTGCTGGTATCCGTTCTGAGAAGGTGAGCATTCCTGAGAACTCTTTTGGTAATCAAGAAGCGGCAAGCGGGGATCTATACGCTGGTTTCCGTGCCTACACAAAAGACAAGAAGAAAACACGTTCGTACATCGCAGTGGAGCTGAAAGATGATCTTGAAAAGAACCAGATGTACTGTGTTGAATTCAAAGTGTCACTTGCTGACCTTTCGAAGTACGGCGCGAACTACATCGGAGCGGCATTCGTTGACCGCAAGACGATTCAGCCGAATACAGGGGCAATGGTGCGTGACTTGAACGACATTCACATTAAGCACCGTTCAAATAAGCCAATCACTGTACAAGACGGATGGGAAACGATCTGTGGGGTGTTCGTTGGAACGGGCCAAGAAGAGTATATGATGATCGGTTGTTTCGGATCTGATCAAGACCTTGAGCTTCCTAAGATGAAGCGTCCTCGTGATGTGACTGGGGTTCAGACTTACGATGCGTACTACTACATTGACGATGTCAAGGTATACCCTATCGAAGCGAAGTCTCAGTGTTCATGTGATCCTGCTGCTGACCGTGCACCAGATTTGATCTACGGTTCTTCTACCGTGATTGACGAAAACATGTCTGATTCTGAAATCGTAAGTGTTTCAGCTGTGTACTACGCTTCTATGAAGAAGTCATTGACTTCTGCTGGAATGAAGACACTTGATGAAATGGTTCGCATCCTAAACGATAACCCAGATTGGAAACTAGAGGTGATCGGACACTGTGATAACGATGAGTTTGATGAAGCGAAAATCAACGTACGTTACCGCGATCTTGGTAAACAACGCGCTGAGCAAGCCGTTCGCTACCTCGTATCGAAAGGCATTTCAGAAAGTCGTTTGATTACACTCACAAAAGAGAATACTGATCCTGCGAATACTCGTCCTACGGACTTGAGTAAAGCACAGAACCGACGCGTGGTCTTTGTGATCCGCAAGTAG
- the hemE gene encoding uroporphyrinogen decarboxylase, which yields MQLKNDLLLRAARGEKTERTPVWLMRQAGRILPEYRAVRESLSGFKELVETPERAAEVTIQPVDLLGVDAAIIFSDILVIPEAMGLPYELVEKVGPRFPEVINSRNDLNRLHLVEPEEHLGYVLDAIKITKKELDGRVPLIGFAGAPWTILCYMIEGKGTKAWAKARRLLWEDEVLARTLLEQITEATIVYLKAQVAAGADLVQVFDSWAGVLSKELYNKFAMPYMKRICDAITEVPVTVFAKGGGHFFEDLATLNCETLGLDWNIAPERAREIVGDTKTLQGNLDPSTLYGTHDQVIEHTKEMLRRFGGHRHIANLGHGVYPDIDPERVRTFIQTIKEY from the coding sequence ATGCAATTGAAGAATGACCTGCTTCTTCGTGCAGCTCGGGGTGAAAAAACCGAGCGCACACCTGTTTGGCTTATGCGCCAAGCGGGAAGAATCCTCCCAGAATATCGTGCTGTCCGCGAGAGCTTAAGTGGCTTTAAAGAGTTGGTGGAAACACCAGAGCGTGCTGCAGAAGTTACCATCCAGCCAGTAGATCTGCTTGGTGTAGATGCTGCCATTATCTTCTCTGATATCCTTGTGATTCCTGAGGCGATGGGCTTGCCCTATGAGTTGGTAGAGAAGGTAGGACCGCGTTTTCCTGAAGTAATTAATTCCCGAAATGACCTCAATCGTCTCCATTTGGTGGAACCAGAGGAACATTTGGGTTACGTGCTTGACGCGATCAAGATCACGAAAAAGGAACTTGACGGGCGTGTGCCATTGATCGGATTCGCAGGCGCACCGTGGACTATCCTTTGTTATATGATCGAAGGAAAGGGGACCAAAGCATGGGCTAAAGCACGTCGTTTGCTATGGGAAGATGAGGTCTTGGCACGGACCTTGCTTGAACAGATCACGGAGGCTACTATCGTCTACCTCAAAGCGCAGGTTGCTGCCGGGGCAGACTTAGTACAAGTCTTTGACAGTTGGGCAGGTGTCTTGAGTAAAGAGCTCTACAACAAGTTCGCCATGCCTTACATGAAACGTATCTGTGATGCCATCACGGAAGTACCGGTAACGGTATTCGCCAAGGGCGGCGGACACTTCTTCGAAGACCTGGCGACACTGAACTGTGAAACGCTCGGTTTAGATTGGAATATCGCTCCTGAACGCGCTCGTGAAATCGTTGGAGATACGAAGACACTACAAGGAAATCTCGATCCAAGTACGCTTTATGGTACACACGATCAGGTGATTGAACATACAAAAGAGATGCTGCGCCGTTTTGGCGGCCACAGGCATATTGCTAACTTGGGCCACGGTGTCTATCCTGACATAGACCCGGAGAGAGTGAGGACCTTTATTCAAACAATCAAAGAATACTAA
- the holA gene encoding DNA polymerase III subunit delta, with translation MAKKSGTSFEDLRSAIQSRDFKPVYLLQGDEAWFIDELVSDFEKYTLEEHERDFNMSIFYGKDSSIEQVVSASQRFPMMAERQLVIVKEAQDLDGWRREADRDYLQKYCENATPTTVLVFAHKYKKLAGNTKVFKALAAVGEVFQAEKISQDRLPGWIVAQGNQKGINISQEVAFILSEYLGSDLSKVMHAIEKLQFTVGDTETITAAHVEKYIGISKDYNVFELQTAIASADHVKANQIMNYFAANQKEHPIYMTLGFLFSFYSKLMIYHGERDKSNNNVARKMKLPWHVVDSYRAAAANIPELKTMQNISVLRKYDKVVKGMAGGTMPMLDLHRQLIQELMN, from the coding sequence ATGGCGAAAAAATCAGGTACATCTTTCGAAGACTTACGCAGTGCGATTCAAAGTCGCGACTTCAAACCCGTCTACCTTCTTCAAGGAGACGAAGCGTGGTTTATCGATGAGCTGGTATCTGATTTTGAAAAGTATACGCTCGAAGAACACGAGCGCGATTTCAACATGTCGATCTTCTACGGGAAAGACAGTTCCATTGAACAAGTAGTATCTGCTTCGCAACGATTCCCCATGATGGCTGAACGCCAATTGGTGATTGTCAAGGAGGCGCAAGATTTAGATGGTTGGCGTCGTGAAGCTGACCGAGATTACCTCCAGAAGTATTGCGAAAATGCGACACCAACCACGGTGTTGGTCTTTGCGCATAAGTACAAGAAGCTAGCAGGGAACACCAAAGTATTCAAGGCCTTGGCTGCCGTAGGAGAAGTGTTCCAAGCCGAGAAGATTTCTCAAGATCGCCTTCCAGGATGGATCGTAGCTCAAGGAAATCAGAAAGGAATCAACATCTCTCAGGAGGTGGCCTTTATTCTTTCTGAGTATTTGGGTAGTGACCTGTCAAAAGTGATGCATGCCATCGAAAAGCTGCAATTCACGGTAGGAGATACGGAGACCATCACTGCGGCACACGTGGAGAAGTACATCGGTATTTCGAAAGACTACAATGTGTTCGAATTGCAGACGGCTATTGCTTCAGCTGATCATGTGAAGGCGAATCAAATCATGAATTATTTCGCGGCGAACCAAAAGGAACACCCGATTTACATGACCTTAGGCTTTCTATTCTCTTTCTATTCGAAGTTGATGATCTATCACGGAGAAAGAGATAAGTCGAACAACAATGTGGCCAGGAAAATGAAGCTACCCTGGCACGTAGTTGACAGTTATCGCGCGGCTGCGGCGAATATTCCAGAGCTCAAGACCATGCAGAATATCAGTGTCTTACGTAAGTATGACAAGGTGGTCAAAGGAATGGCCGGTGGTACGATGCCAATGTTAGATCTACATCGACAGCTCATTCAGGAGCTAATGAATTAA
- a CDS encoding AMP nucleosidase — protein sequence MESKKEIVENWLPRYTGMELEDFGEYILLTNFDNYVTKFAEWKGVEVNGRDRSMPNATSENVTLINFGMGSANAATIMDLLSAITPKAVLFLGKCGGLKRKNKLGDIILPIAGIRGEGASDDYFPPEVPALPSFALQRAISSTVRDHNIDYWTGTVYTTNRRVWEHDEDFKEYLRGIRATAIDMETATLFSVGFANKIPIGALLLVSDQPMVPDGVKTEESDAKITRNFVDLHLKIGIEALAELQNEGRSIRHLRWD from the coding sequence ATGGAGTCGAAGAAAGAGATTGTAGAGAACTGGTTACCGCGGTATACCGGAATGGAATTGGAAGATTTTGGTGAGTACATTCTACTGACCAATTTCGATAACTACGTAACGAAGTTTGCGGAGTGGAAGGGAGTAGAGGTCAACGGACGTGATCGTTCGATGCCGAATGCTACCTCGGAAAACGTCACGCTTATCAACTTCGGAATGGGAAGTGCCAATGCCGCTACGATTATGGATCTTCTTTCGGCAATCACACCAAAGGCAGTACTCTTCCTTGGAAAGTGTGGTGGATTGAAACGCAAGAACAAGCTTGGTGATATTATTCTTCCGATTGCCGGTATTCGCGGGGAAGGAGCCTCAGATGACTACTTCCCACCAGAAGTGCCGGCACTACCTAGTTTCGCGCTTCAGCGTGCCATTTCTTCTACCGTTCGCGACCATAACATTGATTACTGGACGGGAACCGTATACACCACCAACCGTCGCGTTTGGGAGCACGATGAAGATTTTAAGGAATACTTGAGAGGTATTCGTGCTACGGCGATTGATATGGAAACAGCGACCTTGTTTTCAGTCGGTTTCGCTAATAAAATTCCCATCGGAGCGCTGTTGTTGGTGAGCGACCAGCCGATGGTTCCAGACGGTGTAAAAACTGAAGAAAGCGATGCCAAGATCACACGGAATTTCGTTGATTTGCACCTGAAAATCGGAATCGAGGCCTTAGCTGAATTGCAGAATGAAGGGCGATCGATCCGACACCTCCGTTGGGACTAG